Proteins encoded in a region of the Pseudomonadota bacterium genome:
- the recG gene encoding ATP-dependent DNA helicase RecG: protein MVGPATAERLKKLGILRVQDLLGHLPIRYEDRTRITALRDLRLGQWAQVEGQVEYAEQGRGRRRALVVGLRDPSGAIQLRFFHFSPAQAARLARGPRLRCFGGVSQGPYQFEMVHPECVFLRAGSEPPLDDCLSPVYPTTEGLSQRVLRQLVQHAFGLLAAAQDLPPEVLDRWRLPGFAEAVTALHRPPPEATLDALGLSTHPARRRLAFEELLAHHLSLRRVRGEIRAQTTAALLAEGGLKARFLSTLPFTLTAAQVRVVAEIEADLAKTAPMLRLLQGDVGSGKTVVAACAALRAIEAGSQAAVMAPTELLAEQHLRGFRGWFEALGIEVGWLGSRLTKSERRAVLSGIAEGTLHLAVGTHALFQDDVRFQRLGLAVIDEQHRFGVQQRLALRDKGRDEGAGIVPHQLIMTATPIPRTLAMTAYADLDVSLIDELPPGRQPVTTVVVPDARRAEVIGRIAHACGEGRQVYWVCTLIEGSEALACQAATDTAAALAADLPGVRVGLVHGRMKAEERDRVMGEFRGGSLDLLVATTVIEVGVDVPDASLMIIENAERLGLAQLHQLRGRVGRGTRHSDCVLLYHAPLSELARERLSAIRGTQDGFEIARRDLELRGPGELLGTRQAGLHRLKVADLGRDGDLLTAVEAAGRVLLRRHPECVDAITRRWLGDALHYGSV, encoded by the coding sequence ATGGTCGGGCCGGCGACCGCCGAGCGCTTGAAAAAGCTCGGGATCCTGCGGGTGCAGGACCTCCTCGGGCATTTGCCGATCCGCTACGAGGACCGCACACGCATCACCGCCCTCCGCGATCTGCGTCTCGGCCAGTGGGCCCAGGTGGAGGGGCAGGTGGAATATGCCGAGCAAGGCCGCGGCCGGCGACGCGCGCTCGTCGTGGGGCTGCGGGACCCGAGCGGGGCCATCCAGCTGCGCTTCTTCCATTTCAGCCCGGCACAGGCGGCGCGCCTGGCTCGGGGGCCGCGCCTGCGCTGTTTCGGCGGGGTGAGTCAGGGCCCCTATCAGTTCGAGATGGTTCATCCCGAGTGTGTGTTCCTGCGGGCGGGCTCGGAACCGCCGCTCGACGATTGTTTGAGCCCGGTCTATCCGACCACCGAAGGCCTGAGCCAAAGGGTGCTGCGGCAACTGGTGCAGCACGCGTTCGGCCTCTTGGCCGCCGCGCAGGATCTCCCCCCGGAGGTCCTGGATCGATGGCGGCTGCCGGGGTTTGCCGAGGCCGTCACCGCCTTGCACCGGCCGCCGCCCGAGGCGACCCTGGACGCGCTGGGGCTTAGCACCCACCCCGCGCGGCGACGGCTGGCCTTCGAGGAGCTCTTGGCGCACCACTTGAGCCTGCGGCGCGTGCGCGGCGAGATCCGGGCACAAACGACCGCGGCACTGCTCGCAGAGGGCGGGCTCAAGGCGCGCTTCCTGTCCACTCTGCCCTTCACCCTCACGGCCGCCCAGGTGCGGGTGGTCGCGGAGATCGAGGCCGATCTCGCCAAGACCGCCCCGATGCTCCGGCTACTGCAAGGCGACGTGGGCTCGGGCAAGACCGTGGTCGCGGCCTGCGCGGCGCTCCGGGCCATCGAGGCCGGATCCCAGGCCGCGGTGATGGCGCCCACCGAGTTGCTCGCCGAGCAACACCTGCGCGGCTTTCGAGGCTGGTTCGAAGCGCTCGGCATCGAGGTCGGGTGGCTGGGGAGCCGGCTCACGAAGTCCGAGCGGCGCGCGGTGCTCTCAGGCATTGCAGAGGGCACGCTACACCTCGCCGTGGGGACCCACGCGCTGTTTCAGGACGACGTGAGGTTTCAAAGGCTCGGCCTCGCCGTCATCGACGAGCAGCATCGCTTCGGGGTACAGCAGCGGCTGGCGCTGCGCGACAAAGGCCGGGACGAAGGGGCCGGTATCGTACCCCACCAGTTGATCATGACGGCGACGCCTATTCCCCGCACGCTCGCCATGACCGCCTACGCCGATCTCGACGTCTCGCTCATCGACGAGCTGCCCCCCGGCCGCCAGCCGGTGACCACCGTGGTGGTGCCCGATGCGCGCCGCGCGGAGGTGATCGGGCGCATCGCCCATGCCTGTGGCGAAGGCCGGCAAGTATATTGGGTGTGTACGCTCATCGAGGGATCCGAGGCCCTGGCGTGTCAGGCGGCGACCGACACCGCGGCGGCACTCGCCGCCGATCTGCCGGGTGTGAGGGTGGGGCTGGTCCATGGGCGCATGAAGGCCGAGGAACGCGACCGGGTCATGGGGGAGTTCCGGGGGGGCTCGCTCGACCTCCTGGTCGCCACCACGGTGATCGAGGTGGGCGTCGATGTGCCCGACGCGAGCCTCATGATCATCGAGAACGCGGAGCGCCTCGGGCTCGCCCAGCTCCACCAGTTGCGCGGCCGGGTAGGACGCGGCACCCGCCACAGCGACTGCGTGCTCCTCTATCACGCGCCGCTCTCGGAGCTGGCGCGGGAGCGCCTGTCCGCGATCCGCGGGACGCAGGACGGTTTCGAGATCGCCCGCCGGGACCTGGAGCTGCGCGGCCCAGGGGAGCTATTGGGGACGCGCCAGGCCGGACTGCACCGCCTCAAGGTCGCCGATCTCGGGCGCGACGGCGATCTCCTCACCGCCGTCGAGGCCGCTGGCCGGGTGCTCTTGCGCCGTCACCCCGAGTGCGTCGATGCCATCACCCGGCGCTGGCTCGGCGACGCGCTACATTACGGCTCGGTGTGA
- a CDS encoding RidA family protein — protein MSIPPMSDPTLARSVVSTALAPKAIGTYSQAVRAGDTVYLSGQIPLDPATMDLVPGDIRAQIARVFDNLEAVAEAAEGRLSEVVKLNVYLTDLTHFPIVNEVMAGYFSEPYPARAAVGVAALPRGAAVEIDAVMVLGR, from the coding sequence ATGTCCATTCCCCCAATGTCCGATCCCACGCTGGCTCGCAGCGTCGTTTCGACCGCTCTGGCCCCAAAGGCCATCGGCACCTATTCCCAGGCCGTGCGGGCGGGGGATACGGTGTACCTGTCGGGACAGATCCCGCTCGACCCGGCGACCATGGATCTGGTGCCGGGCGACATCCGGGCCCAGATCGCGCGGGTCTTCGACAATCTCGAGGCGGTGGCCGAGGCCGCGGAGGGCAGGCTCTCCGAGGTCGTGAAGCTCAACGTCTACCTGACCGATCTGACCCACTTCCCGATCGTGAACGAGGTAATGGCGGGGTATTTCAGCGAGCCCTACCCGGCGCGTGCGGCCGTGGGTGTCGCGGCCCTGCCGCGCGGCGCCGCGGTCGAGATAGACGCGGTCATGGTCCTCGGTCGCTAG
- a CDS encoding cadherin-like domain-containing protein, translated as MNDAPSFTAGPNQSVLEDAGPQVVSPWATAISPGPANESGQTVTFNITNNSNPGLFSAGPAVSSGGVLTFTPALNANGNASIMLVIQDSGGTGNGGVNTSGPQGFSITVTPVNDAPQVTPPAAYPAHAHIGITIPDGASDLFDGSTITDVDGRGCDTLQPNRDRAHRLGQRRQCHDRGQRQLQLQPAGRLYRRERHLHLPDLRQRRARKRLHQRHGHRRRERTAGVVRQ; from the coding sequence GTGAACGACGCGCCTTCCTTCACCGCCGGCCCGAACCAGAGCGTCCTCGAAGACGCCGGGCCACAGGTCGTGAGCCCGTGGGCCACCGCGATCTCGCCGGGACCGGCCAACGAATCCGGCCAGACGGTGACCTTCAACATCACCAATAACAGCAACCCGGGCCTCTTCTCGGCGGGTCCCGCGGTGTCTTCGGGAGGCGTGCTCACCTTCACCCCGGCGCTGAACGCCAATGGCAACGCCAGCATCATGCTGGTCATCCAGGACAGCGGCGGCACCGGGAACGGCGGGGTGAATACCTCCGGCCCGCAGGGCTTCAGCATCACCGTCACGCCGGTCAACGACGCGCCCCAGGTCACGCCACCCGCGGCCTATCCGGCCCATGCCCACATCGGCATCACCATCCCCGATGGCGCGAGCGATCTCTTCGACGGGTCCACCATCACCGATGTCGATGGGCGCGGGTGCGACACCCTTCAGCCTAACCGCGACAGGGCCCATCGCCTCGGCCAACGGCGGCAGTGTCACGATCGCGGCCAACGGCAGCTTCAGCTACAACCCGCCGGCCGGCTTTACAGGCGCGAACGACACCTTCACCTACCAGATCTGCGACAGCGGCGTGCCCGGAAGCGCCTGCACCAACGCCACGGCCACCGTCGCCGTGAGCGGACCGCGGGTGTGGTTCGTCAATAA
- a CDS encoding cadherin-like domain-containing protein, translating to MSTTRRFTASNPPTILEDAGAQTVVSWATFNPGPPDESGQAVVGYTVSNISNGALFSVAPVVAANGTLTYTPAANVNGVSTFDVVVQDDGGTANGGVDTSAPQSFTIHYHRRCGERRALVHQGHGSDGE from the coding sequence GTGTCAACGACGCGCCGTTTTACGGCGAGCAACCCGCCGACGATACTGGAAGACGCCGGGGCCCAGACGGTCGTAAGCTGGGCGACGTTCAATCCAGGGCCGCCCGATGAGTCGGGCCAGGCCGTGGTCGGTTACACCGTAAGCAATATTTCCAACGGGGCATTGTTCAGCGTGGCCCCGGTAGTGGCGGCGAACGGCACCCTGACCTACACCCCCGCGGCCAATGTCAACGGTGTCTCGACCTTTGATGTGGTCGTGCAAGACGACGGCGGCACCGCCAACGGTGGGGTCGATACCTCGGCGCCCCAGAGCTTCACTATCCACTATCACCGTAGATGCGGTGAACGACGCGCCCTCGTTCACCAAGGGCACGGATCAGACGGTGAATGA
- a CDS encoding cadherin-like domain-containing protein — protein MDQVQVKANVAPVAVDDAFAVAEDTSLNEPAPGVLGNDSDGTSDPLTAVLNTDVSNGTLTLNPNGSFTYTPDTNFEGTDSFTYRANDGTVNSTNLATVTITVSAVDDPPVAVNDVATVNEDALATTIAVLANDTDLDGGAKTITAVQNHSANGGTVLITNGGADLTYQPAADYCNDPPATTPDTFTYTLSPGGSTATVSVTVNCVDDPPMAANDAVTINEDASATTIAVLANDTDLDGGANTITAVQNPSANGGTVLITQRAART, from the coding sequence ATGGACCAGGTGCAGGTCAAGGCCAATGTCGCTCCGGTGGCCGTGGACGACGCCTTCGCAGTGGCCGAGGACACCAGCTTGAACGAGCCCGCGCCAGGCGTCCTGGGCAACGACAGCGACGGCACCAGCGATCCGCTCACCGCCGTGTTGAATACCGATGTCAGCAACGGCACGCTCACCCTGAACCCCAACGGGTCCTTTACGTACACGCCGGACACCAATTTCGAGGGCACCGACAGTTTCACCTACCGGGCGAACGACGGCACCGTCAACTCGACCAACCTGGCCACGGTGACCATCACGGTCAGTGCGGTCGACGATCCGCCGGTGGCGGTCAACGATGTGGCCACGGTGAACGAAGACGCGCTCGCCACGACCATCGCCGTCTTGGCCAACGACACCGACCTCGACGGGGGCGCGAAAACGATCACGGCGGTCCAGAACCACTCGGCCAACGGTGGCACGGTGCTGATCACCAACGGCGGCGCGGACTTGACGTATCAGCCGGCGGCCGATTACTGCAACGACCCGCCCGCCACCACGCCGGACACCTTCACCTACACCCTGAGCCCCGGCGGCTCGACCGCCACGGTCAGCGTCACCGTGAATTGCGTCGATGATCCGCCGATGGCGGCCAACGATGCGGTCACGATAAACGAGGACGCATCCGCCACGACCATCGCCGTCTTGGCCAACGACACCGACCTCGACGGAGGCGCGAATACGATCACGGCGGTGCAGAACCCCTCGGCCAACGGCGGCACGGTGCTGATCACCCAACGGGCGGCGCGGACTTGA
- a CDS encoding Ig-like domain-containing protein, with translation MPYWVLAIAMGMASQAASAARCDVDADRDIDRIDIVSIRQAVGSPASGGNDPRDGDGDGRILRNDELLCALRCTLPLCELVSGDGHANRRPLAQHDSARTAENTSVRINVIANDRDPDGRLVAKSIKIVTRPKHGRVRNHRNGIVTYTPASGFTGRDRFRYRVRDSEIMITRGHERPGSG, from the coding sequence ATGCCGTACTGGGTTCTGGCTATTGCGATGGGTATGGCCAGCCAGGCCGCCTCCGCGGCACGCTGTGACGTCGATGCCGACCGCGACATCGACCGCATTGACATCGTTTCGATCCGTCAGGCGGTCGGATCCCCCGCGAGCGGGGGAAACGATCCGCGCGATGGCGACGGCGACGGCCGTATCCTGCGCAACGACGAGCTCTTGTGCGCGCTGCGATGCACGCTGCCACTTTGTGAGCTCGTATCCGGTGACGGCCACGCCAATCGTCGGCCCCTGGCCCAGCACGATTCTGCCCGAACGGCCGAGAACACGTCGGTCCGCATCAACGTGATCGCGAACGACCGCGACCCCGATGGCCGCTTGGTGGCCAAGAGCATCAAGATCGTCACGCGGCCCAAACATGGCCGGGTGCGAAATCACAGGAACGGCATCGTGACCTATACCCCGGCTTCCGGGTTCACGGGACGGGATCGGTTTCGATACCGCGTCCGAGATTCCGAGATAATGATCACGCGAGGTCACGAGCGGCCCGGGTCAGGATAA